DNA sequence from the Luteolibacter sp. Y139 genome:
CAGCTGGCAAGCGCGAGCTCCCCATCAAGGCAATCCATCCTTTTTCAAAAACTTGCGGATTCCTCCGCAAATCGAGAGCGATCCGTCCCAAATGCGAGAACTCCCACCCCATTCACTCCAACCCCGCCTGCAACAAATCCCAGCGCCGCTTGAAGGCCGGATAGCTGGATGCGAGGCTCTCGCCCGCCTTCTTCCCCCGTGCCGGATCCCCGGCCAATAGGTCGAAGGCGATCGCCTGCTCATGGCGGCGCAGGCGCTCCAGTTCGCTGGTTTCGCTCTTCACCAGTTGCCGGTGCAGCTCGATCACGCTGTCGGGGGAAACCTCGGCCCATTCGACATCACGCGGCGAACCGGTGGCATCCAGGATCTTGATCCCGCCGCTGCGAGTGCCAGTGATGTGGTCGAGCTTGGTGTGGTCGCGCAGCTCCAGCACCACGCCTTCCGGCGGAGCAGCGAGCTTATCCTCCAGATCACCGAGAAAGGACGCTGCCGCCTCAGCCAATAGCAGCAAGGCGGAAACGCGAGGCTCGCCGGCCTTGTCCGGGAAGCCCGAAGATTTGATGGCCGCAGCAGCTTCAGCGAAATGACAGGCCGCAGCGGTTTTGCGAACCTGCACCAGCGGGTCTCCGGCGGGTGGCGTTGGCGGTGGATCTTCGGACGGAGCGACAGGACTCCCCCCGCCCAGCAACCGGGCGTGCTTCTCCAGATCCAGCTGCAAAGCGCGCAGATTGAAGCGCGCGCGACCCTTCGTCTTCAGCGAGGCATGGACAGCGTGGAGCTCATCGGCCAAGCCACGGCAAGCGTCCGCACTATCGGGAAACTTCTCCGGGATCGCGGACCGCAGCTTTTCCGCATCACTCAGGTAGCCGCGCAGGATTTCCTGATAGGAGGCCACCCAGGCATCGGCTCCCTTTGGCTCGGCGGCGAGCACTGCCTTGAAGTGCGGCAGGGCGAGATCCGGCATCCCGTGCTCCCAATTCCTCAAGCCGGCAATCATCGCGATCAGCAAGGCCGGCCCGGTCGGAGCAGGAGACTCCGCACTCCACGCCACAGGGCGCAGCCCGGAAACCTTGTCCAAGCCATCTAACAAAAACTCACGGTTGTTCTCGGCGATGCCAGCGGCACCCTTGATGTGCTCGGCAGCATCGCCCGCATCCTTCCGCGCCTGCTCGCTCTTGCCATCGAGATAGGAGGCGATCACCGCCTCGCCGGCAGCCCAGGAACCGGTCGGCTCGAGCACGCCGGCCTGATCGCGGACTTCCGCAAAAAGCGTCCGCGCCTTGGTGTAGTCGCTGGATCTCAGCGATTCGCCTGCCGAGCGATAGGCGGAGCTGATACGCGCGCTATTGTCGCCACCCGATGGATCGACCGCCACGGGAGTCGGGCTGGTCCCGCCTTGTGAAATCTGCGGCTTCGGTTCCTCACGGGTCACCCACCATCCGGCGAAGCCGAGCGCCCCTAGGATCAAGGCGGCGGCGACCCCGAGTCCGATCTTTTCACCGATATTCGAGCCACGCCTGGAACCATTCCCGGCCTTCACAGGAGGAGCTGCGGCACCACTCGCAAGACGCTGGCGAGCAGCCTCCAGCGCGGCCAATAGATCATCGTAAGAACGGAAACGCTGCGCCGGATCATGGGCCATCGCCCGATCCACCACGGCGCAGGTCTCGGCACTCAGCCACGGCGCGGCCTTAGCCAGCGGCAGGATCTTCTTTTTGACCTCCCGCAGCTTGTTGGTGTCCATCGACTCCTCATTGCACGGCGGCTTTCCGGCCAGCGCGTGGTAGAGAGTGGCGCCAAAGGCATACATGTCCGAGCGGAAGTCCTCCGGCAGCCCCTCGATCGTCTCGGGCGGCACATAATAGGGCGTCGCCCAGATTTCAGTGGCCTGCGCCTTGCCGCCCTTGGTGACGAGGGCGAGGCCGAAATCGACGATCTTCGCGTTCCCGGCACCATCCAGCAGGATGTTGCCCGGCTTCATGTCGCGATGGATCAGGCCGGCCGCCTGCGCAGCCTTCAGACCGGCGGCCACTTGGATTGCCAGCGGCAGCATTTCCGCCTCCGGGATCGACCCGCGCTCGCGGATGTGATGCTCGAAATGCCCGCCGGGCACGAGTTCCATCGCGATGTAAAATCGCCCGAAGGCCCGCCCCGTCGTGAAGACACGCACCACATGCGGATGGCTGAAGGACGCCGTGATCCGCGCCTCTTCCTCGAAAGCCGCGATCCGCTTGTTATCGCTGCCGTATTCCTCGTTCAGGATCTTGACGATCACCTCGCGGTTGAGGGTGTTGTCCTGCGCCATGAAGACCACGCTCATGCCACCGATCGCGTGACGCTTCATCAGCGTGTAGGGGCCGAACTCCCGCTTCACCCGCGTGTGCTTCCCGCAGTTCGGGCACTCCACATTCGAAAATGGGGCAACCTCGCTCACGTCCATCGACGTCCCACAGGCGTGGCAATAAGCGATCTCCAGTTCCCCCTCCGGCATGACTGAGGCTATCCTACGCACGGTTTGGCTGGAAACTTCATTTTCGCGAAGGATTCCGCCGCGGTTGACAGCGCCGGTCCCCCGCCCCGACGCTCCGCGCCCGTGGAACTCCGTGTGGACAGCGATGCCGGCACCCGCCTCGACGCCTATTTGGCGGCGCGGATCCCGGAGCTTTCCCGCTCCCGCATTCAGGAGCTGATCCGCGAGCAATTCATCCTGCGCAATGGCCAGCCGGCCAAGCCGCGCGACTCCGTGGCCGTCGGCGATGCGCTCAGAATCGCCATCCCCGAAGCCGTCCCCGCCGAGGCCCAGCCGCAGGACATCCCGCTCAACATCCTCTTCGAAGACGACCAACTCGTGGTGCTCGACAAGGAGAGCGGCATCGTCGTCCACCCCGCCGCGGGAAATCCCGATGGCACCCTGGTGAATGCCCTCCTCCACCACTGCCAAGGCCGGCTCTCCGGCATCGGCGGTGTCGAGCGGCCGGGCATCGTCCATCGCCTCGACAAGGACACCTCCGGGTGCATGGTCGTCGCCAAGACCGACCTCGCCCACCACTCGCTCACCGAGCAATTCTCCGGGCGCACGATGGAAAAGCTCTACCTCGCCGTGGCGCAGGGCATTCCGAATCCTCAGCAAGGCACCGTCTTCACTCACATCGGCCGCCATCCGGTGAACCGCCAGAAGATGGCCGTGGTCAATCCCCCCGGTGGCAAGACCGCCATCACCGACTACGAAGTTCTCTCCATCGACCGCTCCACCGGTTCGTCGATGGTGCTATGCCACCTGCATACCGGCCGCACCCACCAGATCCGCGTGCATCTCTTGCACCTAGGCTGCCCGCTCGTCGGCGACCCCATCTACGCCAAGCCGGAGAAACAAAAGGCCAAGCCCGGCCGCCTGATGCTACACGCCTGGCGCCTGCAGTTCGATCATCCCGTCACCAAGGAGCGGATGAAATTTGAAGCCGCGATCCCGCCGGAATACACACCGTGGCTGCAGATGTTAGACCACCCTCTCCCCTTAGCCTGACCCACCATGGACGAAGACGCCTTTTTCCAAGACCTGCTCAATGCCGTGGAGCAGCAGCTCATCGCGCCCCAGACGAAATACGTCGCGAAGACCCTTGAGCGTCTTACCTCAAAGGGAATGAGCCCCGAGGACGCGAAGGAAAGAATCGCCGCCTGCCTCGGCGAGGAAACCGACGCCATGTGGCGAAGCAAACGCGGTTTCGATGAGAAGAGCTATCGCGAGAAGCTCGATGCAATTGACGCGTCAGAGCGATTTGCAGACGAGGAGGAGTAGCTGGCGCTGGCCGAAGAGAACCAATGCCATTCCCGCCAGACGCCTGGGTCCTGGCAGCAGCCAACTGCCTTGTCATGATGCTTAATTTTGCTTAAGCAACGTGGACCACCCTTAAAACATGCGTCCCCTCCCCGCACTCATCCTGGTCATCTTAACCGCATTGTTGCCCACCATAGCGCGCGCTGAGGTGATAAGCTCATCATTGGGCACCGGCTTGAAGGCGGATGGCAGCTTGGCGGCGGAAGGTAGCAACGACCTCCGTTGGACGGTCCGGTTTGGGTCGGGTAGTGAGTCGGCCGCTCGTGTGGGGTCCATAGGCAGCCCGTGGATTCCTTCAGGCACCCGGGGACAGTGGATCCAGCACCCGGACTCTCAAGCGGGGGGCCGCTACACCTACCGGAGTACGTTCAACTTGGAATTTCCCGAGACGAGTACGCCGCGGCTGCAATTGCGTATGGCCGCGGATGACGTGATCTACAGCGTGCGCGTGAATGGGCAGCACCAGTTTAATTCCCTCACCGGATTTGGCGCAGTGGACACGGTGGTCGTGGAAGAGGGCCTTCTCGCGGGACCTAACACGCTGGAGATCATCGTTTATAACACCAACGTTTACACCGGTCTCTGGTGCGAGATCATCGCCACTCACACACCTGTCGGAGCCACCGAAAGCCTGAGCGCCACGCTGGTGGAAGACATGCTCAAGGTAAGCTGGCCGGTCCGGGATCCCGCCTTCAGCCTGACTTACAATTCCACCTTGGATGGCGCGCTGCCTTGGTCCCCCGTCACGGCGCAACCTGATCTGATCGGAAGCGAGTTCTCCCTGAAGTTCCCGACCGAACTGGAGAAGGGTTTCTACCGGTTGGTCAAACCGGAGATCACGAAACCGCCGGTCACCCGCATCACGGTGGACCCCACCGGCCCGGCCTCGAGCCAACCCGTCTATCTGGCCTCCAACGGGGAAAACTCATCGGCCCAGATTCCCCAGCTCGGAACGAGTCTGGGCGGAGCCCTCATCCACCGCTTCGACGCCGGGGACAGCTTCGATCCGCGAAAGGGCAATCTCAGCTACAATTGGAAAATCTTTTACCCCCCGAACATCAACGGCAGCGCGGAATACACCGGCCCGGGCCTTTCCGGCAACCTGACTTCCGCGCTCCAAATCGCGGCGAATACGCTTCCGACTTTCGGCGGCAATGCTTGGCGAGCCCGGCTTACCGTGACCAGTGACGCCGGCGGCCTGCCGCTCTCCCGGGTGGCGGAGTTTAATTTTCAGTACACTTCCACACCGAGTTCTCCCCCGGTGGTGACGGTGGTGGTCGATCTGGCTTCAAGCGAGTCATCTCAAGAAGTCGGGACCGGTTGCACCAGCGTTGATGGCTGCAACCTGACTAACGCGCTCCCTGCCATCGACACTCATGTCTTCGACGCCTCTGCCTCGATCGACCCGCGTGGTGGCACCCTGAGCTATTACTGGGAATTCCGTTATCCCTCGAATTTCAACGGTGGAATTCCCTATACTCACTCCGGAATCGTCATTAACGGCCCCGTGGCGACCATCAGTCCCAATTCATTCCCTGATATTGGAAGCCTTAACTACCGCGTCAGGCTGACCGTGATCAGCACCTTGCCGGACGGCAGCATTCAATCGAAGGAGTTTAGGTTCCGCTTCAACTACGCCGATTCGGAACTTCCCTTTTAGCAAGCATGCGGGAGTGCTGGTGATCGACGGAACAAGCGACCGTTCAATCTGCGACGGTAAGAACGCCTGCTTATGGCACCACCTCAGTGCCATTCAGAACACAGCCCCTTCAACCAAACGCTCCCGACACATACTGCTCCGTCTGCCTCACACTCGGATTCGAGAAGATCTTCTGCGTCGTCCCGTGCTCGATCAGCTTGCCGAGGTAGAAGAACGCCGTCTTGTCCGCACACCTGCTGGCCTGGGCCAGATTGTGGGTGACGATGACAATGGTGTATTCCTTCTTCAGCTCTAACAGCAGCTCCTCCACCTTCAGCGTCGAGAGCGGATCCAGCGCCGAGCAGGGCTCATCCATCAGGATGATGTCCGGCTTCGTCGCGATGGTCCGTGCGATGCACAACCGCTGCTGCTGACCACCGGACAGACCGAAGGCACTGGTCTTGAGACGATCCTTCACGTCGTCCCACAGGGCGACACGTCGCAGGCAGTATTCGACGCGCTCGTCGATCGCCTTCGAGTTCTTCTCGCCGTGGATGCGCAGGCCGTAGGCGATGTTGTCGTAGATCGACTTCGGGAAAGGATTCCACTTCTGGAAGACCATGCCGACGCGACGGCGGAGCACTTGCAGATCGAGGTCCGGGCGGGAAATATCGATGCCCGCGATGCGGATCGCGCCACCCGTGATCTTCGCACTGGGGATGCGATCGTTGATGCGATTGAAGCAACGCAGCAGCGTCGACTTCCCGCATCCGGACGGCCCGATGAAAGCCGTGATCTCGCGCGACTGGATATCGAGGCTGATGTCGTGCAGCACCTGCTTGGCCCCGTAGTTGAAGCGCAGGCTATCGACGGCGATTGCCGGGACAGTGGACTGACCGTTTACCATTTGAGTTTCGAGCGGACGCGGTTGCGGAGGATGATGGAGACGGTCGAGAACAGGAAGATCATCATCAGGAAAACGAAGACCGAGCCATACTGGGCGCGCTCGGTGTAGTCAGAGGTCGGGATGCGCGCGGCCAGCGTGTAGATGTGATATGGCAACGCCTGCACCTGGCTCTGGAAGGTGCCGAGAATTCCGCCCTCCCCTTCCCACGGCATCGTGTCCTTCGCCGCGACCGCAGCGGTGAACATGATCGGAGCCGTCTCACCGGCAGCACGGGCCAGCGAAAGCACGGATGAGGTCAGGATGCCCGGCAAGGCAAACGGCAGCACGCACTTGCGGATCGTGTGCCAGCGGGTCGCGCCCAGCGCCAGCGAAGCCTCGCGGAACCCCTGCGGCACCGCCTTCAGCGACTCCTCCGAGGCTGTGATGATCACGGGCAGGATCATGCACGCCAGCGTGGCGGACCCCGCAATCAGCGAGGAGTTCCAGCCTTGGAAGCTCAGGTAAGTGAAGCCCAGCGGAATCGCCAGCAGCGTGCGATCCACAGGCGTGCCGGTGAACACCGGCGCAGCCAGCACGAACACCGCGAAGCCGAAGAGACCGAATACGATCGAAGGCACGCCAGCGAGATTGAGAATGGCCAGACGCACCCACTGGATGAAGCGGCCTTGCTTGGCATACTCGCTGAGATAGATAGCCGCTGCCACCCCGAAGAACAGTGCCAGACCCGTGCTCAGTAGCGTGAGCAAGGCAGTTCCGACGATCGGACCGGCAATGCCACCGCCCGAGTAGGAGTAGGACATCTCATTGAAGAGAGCCCCTGCCCCGTGCTGGTCCACCCAGGCATGATACTGGTCCGCCGGCAGGCTGTGACGGACTCCGGACGCATCATCGAACACATGGAGCGTCTGGGTCCGCTCGGTCAGGAAGGCGATGTCGATGAAAGGAAAGTGCGGCTTGAATAGCACAGGCATGCCATCCCAGCAAATGCGGCCGAAGATCAGTAGCGCGACCAGCACCACGCCCCAGGTGAGGCCGCCGAGCGCCACCTTCACCAGGTTCTCCTTGAACCGTTCGTGATGGACGCCTTTGCGAATGAGTTGTTCGGGATTGTCCATCACTCGTGGCTGATACGGAATTTGTGAAGCAGGCGCTGGGCAGTCCAGTTGATGGCGAGCACCATGGCGAAGAGCACCATACCGACAACGAAGAGCGCGCGGTAGTGGACGCTGCCGAAGGGCACCTCACCCAGCTCCTGCGCGATGATGCCGGTCAACGTGTGCGCCGGCTGGAAGAAAACACCGAGGCCCTCGGTGAAATCCGGGATCTTGATGCGGTTGCCTGCGACCAGCAGCACCACCATCGTCTCCCCGATCACGCGGCCCAGGCCTAACAAGACCGCGGCAAGCACACCGGAAATCGCGGCGGGAAAGACCACCCGGAAGACCGTCTGGAGCTTGGAAGCACCAAGCGCATCTGAAGCCTCGGCGAAGGCGGAAGGAACGTTGTTCAGCGCGTCTTCCGAAAGCGAGAAGATCGTCGGGATCGCCATCAGGCCGAGCAAGCAGCCGGCCGTGAACATGTTAAGCCGCTGTTGGATCGGGAAGCCCGGCATCCACGAAAAGGCATCCTTCGTCGAGGTCTCCTGAAGGATCGTGCCCAGCACCGCGATGCCGAGGAAACCGAGCACCACCGACGGAATCGCCTGGAGGAACTCGATGACCGGCTTCACGAAGTTCTGCTGGCGGCGGCCTGCGAGCTGGTTCGTGTAGATCGCCGCACCCACACCGAGCGGGATCGCCAGCGACAAGGCGATGACGGCGATCAGCAGCGAGCCCGTGAAAAGTGGAATGATTCCGTAGAAGTCCTGCCATTCACCGCCCGTGATCCAGTCGCGACCGGACAAGAAGCCCCAGATGGTCGTGCCCAGGCCAATGGGAGCATCGTTCTTCCACGACTCCATCGCCGGCATCGTATCGGAAATCTCCTTGGAATACTGGTCGACCGCCTTGCGGAAGGTGGCGAGGTAGCGGTCGGCCTTGTCATCCGCCAGCTTGGCGGGAAGCTTCTGCTGGACCTCGGCAAGCGCGGCCGAAAGCGCCGCATTGGCCTCCTTGAACTCCGTCAGGCGCGCGAGCACCGGCTCCAGATACATCTTGAAATCCACCGGCTCGGTGGTCACGGCAGCCTGCGCATCGGCCTCAAGCTGTGTCTTCGCCTCGGCCGATTTGGCACCCCGGGCGGCATCTAACAAGGTCTCGCGCTTGGCGACCTCGATCTCGTGCAGGTTGGCGGCTTCCTTGGTCGCCTTGACCGTGTCGCCGGTCTCCATGACCAGCGTATCGAGAGGAGCCGAAGCATCGGCGAAAGCATCGATCGCCGCGCGGAAATCCGCCAGCGGCTGGCTAGCCTCCGCTTTCTTCGCGGCAAGCTGCGCTTGAATCGTGACGATCAGCGGCGGATCGTCGGTGGAAAGCGGCGCACGCGCGCCAAATGCTGAAATCAATTGCGAACGCTCCGCCTCGGAGAGGTGCGGGGATGTCGGGAGTCCGGTGCCAAATTTACCGGCCACCCCTTCGCCCAGCAGTTCCTTGTACTTCGCGGTCAGCTTGTCCTGAAGCTCCTTCGGGACACCCGCGTCGCCGGCATTCTCCGTCACCTTCTGGAGCGCCGTCTGCGCCGGGGCGACCGCGTCACCGAGATAACTGACAATTGCCGCCGCTTCCTGCGATCGGAGCATCTCCTCACGGCAGCCTTCATTGACCTGTGCGAAATACGCGCGGTTGAGCAGCGAACTCATCTGCTCATGCGCCGTCAGGTCCTTGCGCGGGATATCCACGAACTCGAGACCCGCCTTGCGGTAGAGCTGGAGCTCCGCGCGGTAGCTCGGGAAAAAGCTCGAGCCCTCCCGGATCAGGAAGACGATGATCAGGACCAGAATGACAATCGTCAGGCCGGCATTGCTGGCGAAGAAGAACTTGATCAAGCCGTCCGTGCCGCGCCCCTTCCGGCGGAAGGGATGGTCGGCAGGAACTTGGGTAGGCGTCTCAGGCATGCAGGCGCGGCAAGCGTGGGGGGGAGATGTGTAAATGGCAATCCCGGCGGGTGGACGCCGCGCCGGGATTGCGTGTCAAAATCGACAGACGAACTTATTTGTTCGGCACGAAGCCAAGGCGCTCGGCGATCTTCTGGCCTTCAGCACCGGTGGCGAATTCCACGAAGGCCTTCGCGGTGGCGTCGGCAGTTTCCGGAATGTAGTAGTAGCAAGCGCGGCTGTAAGCGTACTTGGTCGCGTTCGCGGCAACCGGCTCGACACCTTCGATGGTGATGTCGGCAACTCCGGAGGCCTTGGAGTAAGCGAGGCCCACGTAGCCGACGCCGTTCTTGTTCTTGGCCACTTCCTGGGCGATCTGCTCGTTACCAGCCAGCTTCTGGGCGCTGTCCGGATAGTTGCGGCCCTTCATGGCGAGGGTCTGCCAGTCCTTGTAGGTACCGGAGGCAGTGTTGCGGGTGTAGATCGAGATCGGGCCCGGAGTGCCGCCGACTTCGCTCCAGTCCTTCACCTGGCCGGTGAAGATCTTGGCAACCTGATCCTTGGTCAGGGCCTTGATTCCGTTCGCCTTGTTCACGATGACCACGATCATGTCGTGGCAGGCTTCCACTTCATTGAGCTTGATGCCCTTGGCGCGGGCGGCAGTGATTTCCTCAGGCTTGGCCTTGCGGGAAGACATGCCGATCTGGGCCGTGCCGTTCGCCAGCGCCGGGAAGGCGGTGGACGAACCTTCAGCGGCGATGTCGAACTTCACGCCCTTGTTCTTTGCGGAAAAGCTCTCGGCAAGCTGCGGAACGAGCTTGGCACCCAGGGTGTCGGATCCCTTGATGCTGATATTTTGCGCGCTGGCGCTGGCGGCGAGCATGGCTCCCGCGAAGAGGCTGGCGGCGGCGAATCGGATGGTGGTGCGCATGATGTGATATGGATTTCCGCGCCGCAAGCGACGCTCGTCGGCATGGATGCCAGCATCGTCACAAACGTCCACCGGTGCTTTGTGACGGGTTTGTCACGTAACCCTGCTAGAGGAGCAGGCGGATCACCCCGCAAATCCCTCGCCATCAGCCTCCAAGGCTGGTTCCGGCGCTTTGTGACAGGACTGTCACGAGACGGATCTGTCACAAACCCGTCACTTCACGTCGATTCCCGCCGCCTAACCGCACCGCCTTCCTATTTCATCCAATCCATGAAGTACCAAACGACCCAAGCCACCACGGCGCTTCTCGGCGCCCTTTCCAGCCTCGCCTTCGCCGGTGATCCCGCGCCCGCTCCTGCCCCCGCCGCCGAAAGCGGCTCGATGTTCGCCGACTTCAATTTCTGCGAATGGCTCTCGAGCAAGCCCGGCACGGTCAAAATTCCGGAGAATCCTTGGGTCCAGAGCCTCGTCTTCGAAGGCCGCTACCATTGGAATGCCGCCTACATCGATGGCGAAGGCACCAACGGCCGTGACTTTAGCGAGACCTACACCGACGCCCGCCGCTTCCGTCTCGGTGGCAAGATCGGCTTCCTCAACTACTTCGCCTACAAGGGCGTGGTGAACATGGTCGACGACCAGCGCTTCAATGGCGGCGAACTGCATTACGGATACGAGGATTTCGACGAGTCCTACTTCACCTTCGACCTGGTCAAGGCCTTCAGCATCTCCGGAGTGGACGCCCTGACCCTGAACTACGGCCGTTTCAAATGGCACGGCGGCCTTGAAGCCCGCACCTCCTCGAACGCACTCATCACTGTCGAGCGCTCGGCCCTGTCGAACAAGCTCTATCAAAGCGCCCGCCCGACGGGTGTCTTCGTGACCGCCACCAAGGGCCGCTTGAGCGGTATCTTCGGCGTCTCCAGCACCGATGAAGGCACCGATGACGCCGGCGTTGACACCGGCAACGTCGAAGGCTGGGGCGGCTGGAACGACGGCGTGATGTTCAATACCGAATTGGTCTACTCCGCCACCGACGACCTCCGCTTCGGATGGGAATTCATCTACAACAATGCCGACGAGCGCTTCCACGACGAGGACTCGCTGCTCGACTACCGCTGGGCCACCACCCTCTCCGGCGAATACGCCATCGGCAATGGCGGCGTGAGCGTCGAAGGTTTCCTCGGCGACAATGGCGGTGCCGACATGCAGTCGAACGCCAAACGCCGCGGAAACTTCTGGGGCGTCGTGGTCATGCCTTACTACTGGATCGTCCCCGCCAAGCTGCAGGCCGTGGTTCAGCTCATGTATGCCGGTGCCGAAGAAGACCAGGGCATCCGCACCAACAGCCGCTACGTCCGCGCCACCAACTACGGCGGCGGCGGCAATCCGAACATCGTCAACGGCGGCCGCGGCGACGAACTCTTCACCGCCTACGCCGGCCTCAACTACCTGGTCTGCGGCGATAACCTGAAGTTCCAGCTCGGCGCTGAACTCAGCCACCTGGAAACCCCGAATGTCGGCGACGGCGATGTCGACGCCCTCACCTGGCAGTTCGGCTTCCGCACGTTCTTCTGAAGCGCTCGGTTGCGCATCATGGTTGCGAAGCACCGGTCCACAAGGGCCGGTGCTTTTTTATTGGGCTGCCGCACAGACCCGCAGGATGAGCCGCTGCCATCGCTCACCCGCTCTATTGCCAGCATCCCTTCTTCCGCCACATCTCCCCTTCAGCACCACATTCTCTCTTCAGCACCATATTCCCTCTCCAACACCATTCACTCTTCAGCACCAACGGTGCGAAAGCTTTTAGCCCAGCCCATCGGGCTGGGTTTCCCATGCAGATCCATCGGCGGCCTGAAGGGCCGCGAGACGTGCCAGGCGGCATCAACCCCTGCGCCACCAACAGAAGCATAGCCCTCCCATTCTACCGCCCCGAACCAGCTGCCACCTGCTGAAGCAGCTTGTTCCTCAGCGGCCAATAGTCCAACTGGGGATTCAACCCGTTCGCCATGAGGCAAAACGTAAACTCCCGCCCATCCGCCATCGTGATGAACCCCACATCCGTCTTCACCCCGGACATCGCACCCAGCTTCGCGCGCACCTTGCCATCGAGGTAAGCCGTTAGACTCTGCCGAAACCGCTCCCCCTGCGGCCCGCGACGCACAAGGTGGTTCACCTTCGCCAGATCAAGCGGCCGGATCATATCAGCCCGGGCCAGACCATTGCCGTCGATCATCCGCAGCCCCTTGAACTCCACCCCGCGATCCCCCCAATGGCGGCGGATCACCCACGACGGATCGGTGGATTGCTTCCTGCCAATCGCGTGGAACAGGCACTGCGCCTCCAGATTATCGCTCACCTTGTGGAGGTGATCGACGATCTCCGGCAACGGAGCCGACCGATGGGAAGCAAGCTCTTCACGCACTGAACGCCCCTGATTGAGAGGCTGCGTCTGCTCCAGAATCTTCACCTTC
Encoded proteins:
- a CDS encoding serine/threonine protein kinase; the protein is MPEGELEIAYCHACGTSMDVSEVAPFSNVECPNCGKHTRVKREFGPYTLMKRHAIGGMSVVFMAQDNTLNREVIVKILNEEYGSDNKRIAAFEEEARITASFSHPHVVRVFTTGRAFGRFYIAMELVPGGHFEHHIRERGSIPEAEMLPLAIQVAAGLKAAQAAGLIHRDMKPGNILLDGAGNAKIVDFGLALVTKGGKAQATEIWATPYYVPPETIEGLPEDFRSDMYAFGATLYHALAGKPPCNEESMDTNKLREVKKKILPLAKAAPWLSAETCAVVDRAMAHDPAQRFRSYDDLLAALEAARQRLASGAAAPPVKAGNGSRRGSNIGEKIGLGVAAALILGALGFAGWWVTREEPKPQISQGGTSPTPVAVDPSGGDNSARISSAYRSAGESLRSSDYTKARTLFAEVRDQAGVLEPTGSWAAGEAVIASYLDGKSEQARKDAGDAAEHIKGAAGIAENNREFLLDGLDKVSGLRPVAWSAESPAPTGPALLIAMIAGLRNWEHGMPDLALPHFKAVLAAEPKGADAWVASYQEILRGYLSDAEKLRSAIPEKFPDSADACRGLADELHAVHASLKTKGRARFNLRALQLDLEKHARLLGGGSPVAPSEDPPPTPPAGDPLVQVRKTAAACHFAEAAAAIKSSGFPDKAGEPRVSALLLLAEAAASFLGDLEDKLAAPPEGVVLELRDHTKLDHITGTRSGGIKILDATGSPRDVEWAEVSPDSVIELHRQLVKSETSELERLRRHEQAIAFDLLAGDPARGKKAGESLASSYPAFKRRWDLLQAGLE
- a CDS encoding RluA family pseudouridine synthase; the encoded protein is MELRVDSDAGTRLDAYLAARIPELSRSRIQELIREQFILRNGQPAKPRDSVAVGDALRIAIPEAVPAEAQPQDIPLNILFEDDQLVVLDKESGIVVHPAAGNPDGTLVNALLHHCQGRLSGIGGVERPGIVHRLDKDTSGCMVVAKTDLAHHSLTEQFSGRTMEKLYLAVAQGIPNPQQGTVFTHIGRHPVNRQKMAVVNPPGGKTAITDYEVLSIDRSTGSSMVLCHLHTGRTHQIRVHLLHLGCPLVGDPIYAKPEKQKAKPGRLMLHAWRLQFDHPVTKERMKFEAAIPPEYTPWLQMLDHPLPLA
- the pstB gene encoding phosphate ABC transporter ATP-binding protein PstB, which translates into the protein MVNGQSTVPAIAVDSLRFNYGAKQVLHDISLDIQSREITAFIGPSGCGKSTLLRCFNRINDRIPSAKITGGAIRIAGIDISRPDLDLQVLRRRVGMVFQKWNPFPKSIYDNIAYGLRIHGEKNSKAIDERVEYCLRRVALWDDVKDRLKTSAFGLSGGQQQRLCIARTIATKPDIILMDEPCSALDPLSTLKVEELLLELKKEYTIVIVTHNLAQASRCADKTAFFYLGKLIEHGTTQKIFSNPSVRQTEQYVSGAFG
- the pstA gene encoding phosphate ABC transporter permease PstA codes for the protein MDNPEQLIRKGVHHERFKENLVKVALGGLTWGVVLVALLIFGRICWDGMPVLFKPHFPFIDIAFLTERTQTLHVFDDASGVRHSLPADQYHAWVDQHGAGALFNEMSYSYSGGGIAGPIVGTALLTLLSTGLALFFGVAAAIYLSEYAKQGRFIQWVRLAILNLAGVPSIVFGLFGFAVFVLAAPVFTGTPVDRTLLAIPLGFTYLSFQGWNSSLIAGSATLACMILPVIITASEESLKAVPQGFREASLALGATRWHTIRKCVLPFALPGILTSSVLSLARAAGETAPIMFTAAVAAKDTMPWEGEGGILGTFQSQVQALPYHIYTLAARIPTSDYTERAQYGSVFVFLMMIFLFSTVSIILRNRVRSKLKW
- the pstC gene encoding phosphate ABC transporter permease subunit PstC, producing the protein MPETPTQVPADHPFRRKGRGTDGLIKFFFASNAGLTIVILVLIIVFLIREGSSFFPSYRAELQLYRKAGLEFVDIPRKDLTAHEQMSSLLNRAYFAQVNEGCREEMLRSQEAAAIVSYLGDAVAPAQTALQKVTENAGDAGVPKELQDKLTAKYKELLGEGVAGKFGTGLPTSPHLSEAERSQLISAFGARAPLSTDDPPLIVTIQAQLAAKKAEASQPLADFRAAIDAFADASAPLDTLVMETGDTVKATKEAANLHEIEVAKRETLLDAARGAKSAEAKTQLEADAQAAVTTEPVDFKMYLEPVLARLTEFKEANAALSAALAEVQQKLPAKLADDKADRYLATFRKAVDQYSKEISDTMPAMESWKNDAPIGLGTTIWGFLSGRDWITGGEWQDFYGIIPLFTGSLLIAVIALSLAIPLGVGAAIYTNQLAGRRQQNFVKPVIEFLQAIPSVVLGFLGIAVLGTILQETSTKDAFSWMPGFPIQQRLNMFTAGCLLGLMAIPTIFSLSEDALNNVPSAFAEASDALGASKLQTVFRVVFPAAISGVLAAVLLGLGRVIGETMVVLLVAGNRIKIPDFTEGLGVFFQPAHTLTGIIAQELGEVPFGSVHYRALFVVGMVLFAMVLAINWTAQRLLHKFRISHE
- a CDS encoding phosphate ABC transporter substrate-binding protein, producing the protein MRTTIRFAAASLFAGAMLAASASAQNISIKGSDTLGAKLVPQLAESFSAKNKGVKFDIAAEGSSTAFPALANGTAQIGMSSRKAKPEEITAARAKGIKLNEVEACHDMIVVIVNKANGIKALTKDQVAKIFTGQVKDWSEVGGTPGPISIYTRNTASGTYKDWQTLAMKGRNYPDSAQKLAGNEQIAQEVAKNKNGVGYVGLAYSKASGVADITIEGVEPVAANATKYAYSRACYYYIPETADATAKAFVEFATGAEGQKIAERLGFVPNK